A region from the Arachis ipaensis cultivar K30076 chromosome B01, Araip1.1, whole genome shotgun sequence genome encodes:
- the LOC107647844 gene encoding uncharacterized protein LOC107647844, with protein MDHRQLDYHVICASILSLVMADASVSVKVLQNAVSSKFGFRPSYRKVWMGKQKAIAQIYGDWEESYNYIPRWIIGVQLYMPGTIALLRTSLVRIVWRHSANGYCPRWKLEHSPSGFGLVEGENTDSWKFFLTNLRQHVTPQPGILVISDRHNAIKAALLAEDGGWLPPSAYRAFCVRHIASNFALSYKSKEARSILVNAAYAKTEEDHRYYMDILRKEDPAMVEWCDRIGLELWTQYRDGGRRYGHMMTNISECINAVFKGTRNLPVGSLVKSTYGHLAELFVRKGKEAESQVGANQEFYQTVKAIERNLQASRNMRVDLYDRGNSEFIVEELAPTAGRIAMSVCRVSLSARTCDYGYFQALHYPCRHVLAACSFCRLDWRTYVDDVYRMKTVFNVYKMGFSPPIHDDLLPVYEGPRVIPDPGMMRAAVGRPRSTRIRNSMDEANLDRPKRCGLCRTPGHTRRNCPQRLGASGSHEGSNA; from the exons ATGGATCACAGGCAGCTCGATTACCATGTCATATGTGCCTCGATTTTATCGTTGGTGATGGCTGATGCATCAGTGTCGGTTAAGGTGTTACAGAATGCGGTGTCTTCGAAGTTTGGGTTCAGGCCCAGCTACAGGAAGGTTTGGATGGGCAAGCAGAAGGCAATTGCGCAGATATATGGAGATTGGGAGGAGTCTTACAACTACATACCACGGTGGATCATTGGGGTTCAGTTGTATATGCCGGGTACTATTGCGCTTTTGCGTACTTCGCTAGTGAGGATAG TATGGCGGCACTCTGCTAATGGCTATTGCCCAAGATGGAAACTCGAACATTCTCCCAGTGGCTTCGGGTTAGTCGAAGGCGAAAACACAGATTCGTGGAAGTTTTTCCTCACTAATCTCCGCCAGCATGTCACCCCTCAACCCGGCATTTTAGTCATATCTGATCGGCACAATGCCATCAAGGCTGCCTTGCTTGCAGAGGACGGTGGATGGCTCCCACCGTCGGCATACCGGGCATTTTGTGTGCGACACATCGCGTCTAACTTCGCACTGTCATACAAGTCTAAGGAAGCCCGGAGCATTCTCGTGAATGCCGCATATGCAAAGACTGAAGAGGATCACCGGTATTACATGGACATTTTGCGGAAGGAAGATCCTGCAATGGTAGAATGGTGCGACAGGATTGGACTGGAGTTGTGGACCCAATATCGGGATGGTGGTCGTCGATATGGTCATATGATGACTAACATCTCTGAGTGTATCAACGCCGTGTTTAAAGGCACACGCAACCTCCCGGTGGGTTCATTAGTTAAGTCAACATATGGgcatttggccgagctctttgtgagGAAGGGAAAGGAGGCTGAGTCTCAAGTCGGAGCAAATCAAGAATTCTATCAGACCGTGAAGGCGATCGAGAGGAATCTACAAGCCTCAAGAAATATGCGGGTGGATCTGTATGACAGGGGAAACTCTGAGTTTATCGTTGAGGAACTTGCGCCGACCGCGGGAAGGATTGCAATGAGTGTGTGTCGGGTGTCTCTATCCGCCCGCACATGCGACTATGGGTACTTTCAAGCCCTCCACTACCCGTGTCGTCATGTGCTTGCAGCATGTTCATTTTGCAGACTGGACTGGAGGACATACGTTGATGATGTGTATCGCATGAAGACCGTGTTCAATGTTTACAAGATGGGTTTCTCTCCGCCTATCCACGACGATCTCTTACCCGTATACGAGGGACCTCGTGTCATCCCTGATCCTGGCATGATGCGGGCTGCAGTTGGAAGACCTCGGAGCACTAGGATAAGGAATAGTATGGATGAGGCGAATCTGGATAGACCCAAGAGATGCGGACTGTGTAGGACCCCAGGTCATACCAGAAGAAACTGTC